One Spinacia oleracea cultivar Varoflay chromosome 4, BTI_SOV_V1, whole genome shotgun sequence DNA segment encodes these proteins:
- the LOC110789216 gene encoding uncharacterized protein codes for MLKFGRNHNLQALYFIHCFCRPLLYSTLPSSSSDSHPSLQIILADYLGFPNKIPLSSTKLSLFLQSQEAKKVSNSDFAKNVDSIVKFFKQIGFQQSQIRKVISYDPRLLCTNVDKTLNPKIKLLKDLGFSDSDLVHAILANPIMLNRRLGPAIDALREVVGTDQNVIKIMRRSKWLSFTAFAKHLFPNVILLQNYGISSDKITNYILQQPSLFLRKTDLFRDMLIRVEEKFRIPRNSAMFLPAIQLTSFKEETFEGKCDVYKSFGWTQSDIMTLTRKNPNCLRYSEAGIKKKLDFLMKEVGYEPSYLVSNYSLLTYSLDNRIVPRYRMLLFLKEKSLMTRDYNFGNVARMTESMFLMKFVEPFKDIVPHIHQVYRHLIPPTQGKAASLC; via the coding sequence GGCGCAACCATAATCTCCAAGCTCTCTACTTTATCCATTGCTTTTGTCGTCCTTTACTGTATTCAACATTACCATCTTCTTCATCAGATTCTCACCCGTCATTGCAGATTATATTGGCCGATTATCTAGGGTTCCCCAACAAAATACCCCTTTCTTCCACCAAACTATCTCTATTCCTTCAATCACAAGAGGCGAAGAAGGTCAGTAATTCGGATTTTGCTAAAAATGTCGATTCAATTGTCAAATTCTTCAAACAAATTGGATTTCAACAATCCCAGATTAGAAAGGTTATATCTTATGATCCTCGTCTTCTATGTACCAATGTTGACAAAACCCTAAATCCCAAAATCAAGCTTCTTAAGGACCTGGGATTTTCTGATTCTGATTTAGTTCATGCTATATTAGCCAATCCTATAATGTTAAACCGACGTTTAGGTCCTGCCATTGATGCTTTAAGGGAGGTTGTGGGTACTGATCAAAATGTTATTAAAATCATGAGGCGATCGAAGTGGCTTTCTTTTACTGCTTTTGCTAAGCATTTGTTTCCCAATGTTATATTGTTGCAAAATTATGGCATTTCTAGTGACAAAATCACCAACTACATTCTTCAACAACCATCACTTTTCCTTAGGAAGACGGATTTGTTTCGGGATATGTTGATTAGGGTCGAAGAGAAGTTCAGGATTCCTCGAAATTCTGCCATGTTTTTGCCCGCAATCCAATtgacttcttttaaggaggagACATTTGAGGGTAAATGTGATGTGTATAAGAGTTTTGGATGGACTCAATCTGACATCATGACATTAACCAGGAAAAATCCTAATTGCTTGAGATATTCTGAAGCAGGGATCAAGAAGAAGTTGGATTTCCTTATGAAAGAAGTTGGTTATGAGCCTTCTTACTTGGTATCGAATTATTCGCTGTTAACATATAGCCTTGATAACAGAATAGTGCCTAGGTATAGAATGTTGCTTTTTCTCAAGGAGAAAAGTTTGATGACTAGGGATTACAATTTTGGAAATGTTGCTCGGATGACAGAGTCTATGTTCTTGATGAAATTTGTTGAACCTTTTAAGGATATTGTACCTCATATCCATCAAGTTTATCGTCATCTTATTCCACCAACTCAAGGAAAAGCTGCATCTCTTTGTTAA